From the genome of Arthrobacter alpinus, one region includes:
- the mfd gene encoding transcription-repair coupling factor: MSLAGLRSALTEDPIFARVRGYAAADVDSRSSDLQFSAPAGMRAVLLAEVADGLADAGGGPGHTGVVLAVTATGREAEDTVAALRSYLPADAVAEFPSWETLPHERLSPRSDTVGRRLAVLRRLAHPEYDAGNHLRVVVAPIRAVVQPIVAGLGELVPVRVRVGEEVGFSDLVKRLADAAYARVDMVTHRGEFAVRGGILDVFPPTEDHPVRIEFFGDEVEAMRWFSIADQRSLSTAISTGSSSAKYAHPTELYAPPCREILITPTVMGRAAKLKNSMPSAAAMLEKIAGGIAVEGMESLAPALVDGMVALTSLFPAGSLAVVLEPEKVRARAHDLESTNEEFLEAAWSTASDGGTAPLDLASHDLAAHGVDLAAGGFKSLAQTRDGALSHGVGWWSINSLAQDEELLPELDVVNLHAREPRGYRGDVAEMMEFIGSRVKNQWRVVVATDGPGPAQRLAELFHEANIPASRVESLDAQPQPGIIEVTTADVGRGFVLDSLKLGLLTEADLLGRASAVSTKDMRKLPSKRRNVVDPLQLRAGDYVVHEQHGVGKFVELIQRKVAGTSASSTTGRAGSTSAGVGLREYLVLEYAPSKRGAPGDKLFVPTDQLDQVTAYVGGDAPALSKMGGSDWAATKSKARKAVKEIAGELIRLYSARMASKGHAFGPDTPWQAELEEAFPYVETPDQLVAINEVKADMEKEVPMDRLISGDVGYGKTEISVRAAFKAVQDGKQVAVLVPTTLLAQQHFETFNERFSGFPVRVAALSRFQTAKESKEIMEGVRTGSVDVVIGTHRLLSKDFAFKDLGLVIVDEEQRFGVEHKEALKKMRTNVDVLAMSATPIPRTLEMSMTGIRETSTLATPPEERHPVLTYVGGYTDKQVGAAIRRELMREGQVFYVHNRVKSIERTAAHIQQLVPDARVAVAHGQMSESRLEQIIVDFWEKRFDVLVCTTIIETGLDISNANTLIVEQANNYGLSQLHQLRGRVGRGRERAYAYFLYQADKPLGEVALERLKAVAAHNELGAGMALAMKDLEIRGAGNLLGGEQSGHIQGVGFDLYIRLVGEAVAEYRGEGEERAAEMKIELPINAHLPHDYVPGERLRLEAYRKLAVATTLLEIDDVVTELIDRYGELPPAAVNLIEVARFKVHARAAGLTDVALQGNFIKFAPADLPESKEMRLNRMYPGSLVKPALNSILIPKPKTARIGGRDLADAEVLTWAQGVLEAIFEKAPASSS; this comes from the coding sequence ATGAGTCTTGCAGGATTGCGCAGCGCACTGACAGAGGATCCCATCTTTGCCAGGGTGCGTGGCTACGCCGCTGCCGATGTTGACTCTCGCAGCAGCGACCTGCAGTTCAGCGCCCCCGCGGGCATGCGTGCGGTGTTGCTGGCAGAGGTGGCCGACGGACTCGCCGACGCTGGCGGCGGCCCCGGGCACACCGGCGTCGTGCTGGCAGTCACGGCTACCGGGCGCGAGGCAGAGGACACCGTGGCCGCTCTGCGTTCCTACCTCCCGGCGGATGCGGTGGCCGAGTTCCCCAGCTGGGAGACGTTGCCGCACGAGCGCCTGTCGCCCCGTTCGGACACCGTGGGACGTCGGCTCGCCGTGCTGCGCCGTCTTGCTCATCCCGAGTACGACGCCGGGAACCACCTTCGCGTCGTCGTGGCACCCATCAGGGCGGTCGTGCAGCCCATAGTGGCGGGCTTGGGCGAGCTGGTGCCGGTGCGCGTCAGAGTCGGCGAGGAGGTTGGCTTTAGCGACCTTGTCAAACGCCTGGCGGACGCCGCTTACGCCCGGGTGGATATGGTGACACACCGCGGAGAATTTGCTGTGCGCGGCGGCATCCTGGACGTGTTCCCGCCCACCGAGGACCACCCTGTACGCATCGAGTTTTTCGGTGACGAGGTGGAGGCAATGCGCTGGTTCTCCATTGCCGACCAGCGTTCGCTTTCAACCGCGATCTCAACTGGCTCGAGCTCCGCGAAGTATGCCCATCCCACCGAGCTGTATGCGCCCCCGTGCCGGGAAATTCTGATCACCCCCACCGTCATGGGCCGGGCCGCGAAGCTGAAAAACTCCATGCCCTCTGCCGCGGCCATGCTGGAAAAGATCGCTGGCGGCATTGCCGTGGAAGGCATGGAATCTCTGGCCCCCGCACTGGTTGACGGCATGGTTGCGTTGACCTCGCTGTTCCCGGCCGGGTCCCTGGCCGTGGTGCTGGAACCGGAGAAGGTCCGTGCCCGCGCCCACGACCTGGAATCCACCAATGAGGAGTTCTTGGAGGCCGCCTGGTCCACCGCCTCCGACGGCGGCACCGCACCCCTGGACCTGGCGTCCCATGATCTGGCGGCCCACGGCGTGGATCTGGCCGCCGGCGGCTTCAAATCGCTGGCGCAAACCCGCGACGGCGCCCTGTCCCACGGGGTCGGCTGGTGGTCTATCAACTCCCTGGCCCAGGATGAGGAACTGCTCCCGGAACTGGACGTGGTGAACCTGCACGCCCGTGAACCCCGAGGCTACCGGGGCGATGTGGCAGAGATGATGGAGTTCATCGGCTCCCGCGTGAAAAACCAATGGCGGGTGGTGGTGGCCACCGACGGCCCCGGGCCGGCTCAACGCTTGGCCGAGCTGTTCCACGAAGCCAACATTCCGGCGTCGCGCGTGGAATCCCTGGATGCCCAGCCGCAGCCGGGGATCATCGAGGTGACAACAGCGGATGTGGGCCGTGGTTTTGTGCTGGACTCGCTGAAACTGGGCCTGTTGACCGAGGCCGATCTTTTGGGCAGGGCCTCTGCCGTCTCCACGAAGGACATGCGCAAGCTCCCCTCCAAGCGCCGCAATGTTGTGGACCCGCTTCAGCTGCGCGCCGGTGACTATGTGGTCCACGAACAGCACGGCGTGGGTAAGTTCGTTGAGCTGATCCAGCGCAAGGTTGCCGGGACCTCGGCAAGCTCGACCACCGGACGGGCAGGCTCGACCAGCGCAGGCGTGGGGCTGCGCGAATACCTGGTGCTCGAGTACGCGCCGTCCAAGCGTGGTGCGCCCGGGGACAAATTGTTTGTGCCCACCGATCAGCTCGACCAAGTTACGGCCTATGTGGGTGGCGACGCCCCGGCGCTGTCAAAGATGGGCGGTTCGGATTGGGCCGCCACCAAGTCAAAGGCTCGCAAGGCTGTCAAGGAGATTGCCGGTGAGCTGATCCGGCTCTATTCCGCGCGCATGGCCTCCAAGGGGCACGCCTTTGGGCCCGACACCCCGTGGCAGGCGGAGCTGGAGGAGGCGTTCCCCTATGTGGAGACGCCGGACCAGCTGGTGGCCATCAACGAGGTCAAGGCGGACATGGAGAAAGAAGTCCCCATGGATCGGCTCATCTCCGGCGACGTCGGCTACGGCAAGACGGAGATCTCGGTCCGTGCCGCGTTCAAGGCTGTCCAGGACGGCAAACAGGTGGCTGTCCTGGTGCCCACCACGCTCCTGGCCCAGCAGCACTTCGAGACTTTCAACGAACGTTTCTCCGGCTTCCCCGTCCGGGTAGCGGCACTGTCGCGCTTCCAAACGGCCAAGGAATCCAAGGAGATCATGGAAGGCGTACGGACAGGGTCCGTGGACGTGGTCATTGGTACGCACCGGCTGCTCTCGAAGGACTTTGCCTTCAAGGACCTGGGCCTGGTGATCGTCGACGAGGAGCAGCGCTTCGGTGTGGAGCACAAGGAAGCGCTGAAGAAGATGCGCACCAATGTGGACGTGCTGGCCATGAGCGCCACCCCCATTCCGCGCACCTTGGAAATGTCCATGACAGGGATCCGCGAGACGTCCACGCTGGCTACCCCGCCGGAGGAACGCCACCCGGTCCTGACCTATGTGGGCGGCTACACGGACAAGCAGGTGGGTGCCGCCATCCGGCGCGAGCTGATGCGCGAAGGCCAGGTCTTTTATGTGCACAATCGGGTTAAATCGATTGAGCGTACCGCCGCACACATCCAGCAGCTGGTGCCCGACGCCCGCGTGGCTGTGGCCCATGGGCAGATGAGCGAGTCCCGGCTCGAGCAGATCATTGTGGACTTCTGGGAAAAGCGCTTTGACGTGCTGGTGTGCACCACCATCATTGAAACCGGCCTGGACATCTCCAATGCCAACACGCTGATCGTAGAACAGGCCAACAACTACGGGCTCTCCCAGCTGCACCAGTTGCGTGGGCGTGTGGGCCGCGGCCGCGAACGCGCCTACGCGTACTTCCTGTACCAGGCGGACAAGCCGCTAGGCGAGGTGGCCCTGGAACGGCTCAAGGCCGTCGCCGCACACAACGAACTTGGTGCCGGCATGGCACTGGCCATGAAGGACCTTGAGATCCGCGGGGCCGGGAACCTGTTGGGCGGCGAGCAGTCAGGCCACATTCAGGGGGTGGGCTTTGACCTGTACATCCGTCTGGTGGGCGAGGCCGTGGCCGAATATCGTGGCGAGGGCGAAGAGCGCGCCGCCGAGATGAAAATCGAGCTGCCCATCAACGCCCACCTGCCACACGACTATGTGCCGGGGGAGAGGCTACGTCTTGAGGCCTATAGGAAGCTCGCCGTCGCCACCACGCTCCTGGAGATCGACGACGTCGTCACCGAGCTCATCGACAGGTACGGGGAATTGCCGCCCGCCGCGGTGAACCTGATTGAGGTGGCCCGTTTCAAGGTGCACGCCCGGGCCGCCGGGCTCACCGATGTGGCGTTGCAAGGCAATTTCATCAAGTTCGCCCCGGCGGACCTGCCCGAGTCCAAGGAGATGCGCCTGAACCGCATGTACCCGGGATCACTGGTGAAGCCAGCGCTGAACTCGATCCTGATCCCCAAGCCGAAGACTGCGCGGATCGGCGGCCGCGATCTGGCCGACGCCGAGGTCCTCACCTGGGCGCAGGGCGTGCTGGAGGCGATCTTCGAGAAGGCTCCCGCCTCCAGCAGCTAG
- the deoC gene encoding deoxyribose-phosphate aldolase, producing the protein MTERTTPQDAHPELAAFIDHTLLKPEASREDILRLCREAAEHHFKAVCVNPLWVETAKLALRGTGVLTCTVIGFPLGANNTDVKVFEARGATMDGADEVDMVINIAAARALDKETLVNDISAVAEVVHGEDSLLKVIIETSLLSDAEKVLACQAALEAGADYVKTSTGFNGGGATAQDVALMRQTVGPQLGVKASGGVRTVEKALQMIDAGATRIGTSSGIAIVTGAQSTASY; encoded by the coding sequence ATGACTGAGCGCACCACACCCCAGGACGCCCACCCCGAGCTCGCCGCCTTCATCGACCACACCCTGTTGAAGCCCGAAGCCTCCCGTGAAGATATCCTGCGCCTGTGCAGGGAAGCTGCGGAGCACCATTTCAAGGCGGTGTGTGTGAATCCGCTGTGGGTGGAGACAGCCAAACTGGCCTTGCGCGGAACAGGCGTGCTGACCTGTACTGTCATCGGCTTCCCGCTGGGCGCCAATAACACCGACGTCAAGGTTTTTGAGGCGCGCGGAGCCACCATGGACGGCGCGGACGAGGTGGACATGGTCATCAACATTGCCGCGGCCCGCGCCCTTGACAAGGAGACACTCGTCAACGATATCTCAGCGGTCGCCGAGGTGGTCCATGGTGAGGATTCTCTGTTGAAGGTCATCATTGAAACGTCCCTGCTCAGTGACGCCGAAAAGGTGCTGGCCTGCCAAGCTGCGCTCGAGGCCGGAGCCGACTATGTGAAGACCTCCACAGGGTTCAACGGCGGCGGTGCCACCGCCCAGGACGTGGCCTTGATGCGCCAAACTGTGGGCCCTCAGCTCGGGGTGAAGGCCTCCGGCGGGGTACGTACGGTGGAGAAGGCCCTGCAAATGATCGACGCCGGGGCAACCCGCATCGGCACCAGTTCCGGCATTGCCATCGTCACCGGCGCGCAAAGCACGGCTTCCTACTAA
- a CDS encoding PKD domain-containing protein: MASMLASTLVALSAGPAIADPGGIVISELNYHAGSDLDADDFLELANTSDAPVDISGWSFSSGVTGTMPAGTVVAGHGFFVVAKDATAFTATYGFAPSAVYGGNLSNSGETVTVVDVALAVVDTLTYADTVPWPSAPDGNGPTLELRDLLSDNTLATNWGASLNPGGTPGAVNSIDGTSGTPTPTVKALTATPARPTPNQSVVISAALEPGSTAVLSYKVMFGADVELPFKDDATSPGGAGDGTYAATIPGQPAGQLIRYRVDAKAGLSSYSEPVAGDSVRYRGVVVVNSAVLTQLPVIEWFMDDAVYDDILANHRLDKFQGAAVWAYNGQVIDGVMMSVRGNSSRTAAKVSWKIQLPKGYTFDLGGKLPYPLDEFALQNYSDNFADVGWATVAAAGNRGLGIVPVRTQRNGVFWSIGRVMETEDGSWRAAQGVKEWAIYKGDGGSVGRSASAATLAASGWLDKKTRKDEDYSDVLALSNTVDAAPSAAQRAWIYQNVNIPELVNYMAINSIIRHQDSGWYNWWLARDTDGTGRWEMWQWDLNWIFTLPQSDGKGLFLTPDTSNRFTQAMLADPEIKAMFYRRLRTLADQFLTPGQYEAQWDAITATMVNDWNLDTQKWRGYSATGARSNFLAGLADRRNAINNNTGPGKPVPVSQSASAAVVINEIQYHPAGNGGEYIELANPSSVAVDISGWRIDAVGITIQSGTVIPAGGYAVLVANDKAFRQAYPTSNRLVIGQFAGSLDDAGETVALQDGPRTVSSVAYSNTGPWPADADGTGPSLELVSPSADPSLASNWTATSSTFGTPGLINTASVPEPPVNTAPVAAFTNTVSALDLGVNAAGSTDADGSIASYAWNFGDGALGSGVTATHSYSAAGSYTVTLTVTDNKGATGTASTTVSATTAPTTTVLAKDTFTRSVTGGLGTAETGGPWTLSGTAADFSVDGSTARISSPARSTRYAYLNSISSTDTEVHATIAFTRPTASSIYTGVIARSSGNAHYGAQLVTNTNGTVQLQLERDSNTVLKSLTLPGLSYATGDKIQISVQATGTSPTTIQTKAWKVGTTEPANWQLTTTDTTATLQKAGSLGLFSYLSQTGTPTPIPVTFDDLWAGTTASVPEPPVNTAPVAAFTNTVSALDLGVNAAGSTDADGSIASYAWNFGDGALGSGVTATHSYSAAGSYTVTLTVTDNKGATGTASTTVSATTAPTTTVLAKDTFTRSVTGGLGTAETGGPWTLSGTAADFSVDGSTARISSPARSTRYAYLNSISSTDTEVHATIAFTRPTASSIYTGVIARSSGNAHYGAQLVTNTNGTVQLQLERDSNTVLKSLTLPGLSYATGDKIQISVQATGTSPTTIQTKAWKVGTTEPANWQLTTTDTTATLQKAGSLGLFSYLSQTGTPTPIPVTFDDLWAGTTK; the protein is encoded by the coding sequence ATGGCATCCATGTTGGCAAGTACCCTGGTGGCGCTGTCTGCAGGACCGGCAATCGCCGATCCGGGCGGGATCGTCATTTCGGAGTTAAACTATCACGCGGGTTCGGATCTTGACGCTGACGATTTCTTGGAACTGGCGAACACATCGGATGCACCCGTCGATATTTCCGGCTGGTCCTTCAGTTCCGGTGTAACCGGAACCATGCCGGCGGGAACCGTTGTTGCCGGTCACGGCTTTTTTGTGGTTGCCAAGGACGCCACCGCGTTCACCGCCACCTACGGTTTCGCGCCCAGTGCTGTTTATGGTGGCAACCTGAGTAACAGCGGCGAGACAGTGACAGTGGTCGACGTCGCTCTGGCCGTGGTGGACACCCTCACCTATGCGGACACCGTTCCGTGGCCGTCCGCCCCGGATGGTAACGGCCCTACCCTTGAACTACGCGACCTGCTCTCGGATAACACCCTGGCCACCAATTGGGGGGCCAGCCTGAATCCGGGAGGGACACCCGGCGCCGTCAATTCGATCGACGGGACCTCCGGCACACCCACCCCCACAGTGAAAGCGCTCACCGCCACACCTGCCCGCCCCACCCCCAATCAGTCGGTGGTAATCTCGGCGGCATTGGAGCCGGGATCAACAGCAGTCCTGAGCTACAAAGTGATGTTTGGCGCCGACGTCGAACTTCCCTTCAAGGACGATGCCACCAGTCCTGGCGGGGCTGGCGACGGCACCTATGCGGCCACCATTCCAGGCCAACCGGCCGGCCAGTTGATTCGCTATAGGGTCGATGCGAAGGCGGGTCTGTCTTCGTATTCGGAACCCGTTGCTGGCGACTCCGTGCGCTATCGCGGCGTCGTGGTCGTGAACTCTGCGGTGCTCACACAACTGCCCGTCATCGAGTGGTTCATGGATGACGCAGTCTACGATGACATTCTCGCCAACCACCGCCTTGACAAGTTCCAGGGCGCAGCAGTGTGGGCGTACAACGGCCAAGTCATCGACGGCGTCATGATGAGTGTCCGCGGCAACTCTTCACGGACCGCGGCCAAGGTCAGTTGGAAGATACAACTGCCCAAGGGCTATACCTTTGATCTTGGCGGGAAACTACCCTACCCGCTGGATGAATTTGCGTTGCAAAACTACTCGGACAACTTTGCCGACGTCGGTTGGGCAACCGTCGCGGCCGCTGGCAACCGCGGGCTGGGAATTGTCCCGGTCCGCACCCAACGTAACGGCGTATTCTGGAGCATCGGTCGGGTCATGGAAACCGAGGATGGCTCCTGGCGGGCCGCCCAAGGCGTCAAGGAATGGGCCATTTACAAGGGCGACGGCGGCAGCGTGGGACGCTCCGCGTCGGCGGCAACCCTGGCAGCCTCAGGCTGGCTGGACAAGAAAACCCGCAAGGATGAGGATTACAGCGACGTCCTGGCATTGTCCAACACCGTTGACGCGGCACCGTCGGCGGCCCAACGAGCCTGGATCTACCAAAATGTCAACATCCCGGAACTTGTCAACTATATGGCCATCAACTCAATCATCAGACATCAAGACAGCGGCTGGTACAACTGGTGGCTCGCCAGGGACACAGATGGCACCGGCAGGTGGGAGATGTGGCAGTGGGATTTGAACTGGATCTTCACTTTGCCGCAGTCTGATGGAAAGGGCTTGTTCCTCACACCGGACACCTCCAACCGTTTCACGCAAGCCATGCTGGCTGATCCAGAAATCAAGGCCATGTTCTACAGAAGGCTGCGTACCTTGGCCGACCAATTCCTGACCCCGGGGCAATATGAGGCCCAGTGGGATGCCATCACCGCCACCATGGTCAATGACTGGAATCTGGACACGCAGAAGTGGCGTGGCTACTCGGCCACCGGGGCAAGGAGCAACTTCCTTGCTGGTTTGGCGGATCGCCGCAATGCCATCAACAACAACACCGGACCAGGCAAGCCAGTGCCGGTCTCGCAGTCGGCCAGTGCCGCCGTGGTGATCAACGAGATCCAGTACCACCCAGCGGGGAACGGTGGCGAGTACATTGAGCTGGCCAACCCCAGCAGCGTCGCAGTCGATATTTCGGGCTGGAGGATCGACGCCGTGGGAATCACCATCCAGTCGGGCACGGTGATCCCAGCCGGCGGCTATGCCGTGCTCGTGGCCAACGACAAGGCGTTCCGCCAGGCCTACCCGACCTCCAATCGTCTGGTGATTGGCCAGTTCGCTGGTTCCCTGGACGACGCCGGTGAGACGGTGGCGCTCCAAGACGGGCCCAGGACGGTCAGCAGCGTCGCATACTCCAACACCGGTCCTTGGCCGGCAGACGCCGACGGGACCGGCCCGTCACTGGAACTTGTTTCGCCCTCGGCCGATCCGTCATTGGCGAGCAATTGGACCGCCACGTCAAGCACATTCGGCACGCCGGGACTCATCAACACGGCTTCTGTTCCGGAACCGCCGGTGAATACGGCGCCGGTGGCCGCGTTTACGAATACCGTCAGTGCATTGGACCTTGGGGTCAACGCCGCAGGGTCAACCGACGCGGACGGCTCTATAGCCTCCTACGCGTGGAACTTTGGCGATGGCGCCTTGGGCAGTGGGGTCACCGCAACCCACAGCTACAGCGCAGCCGGAAGCTACACGGTCACCTTGACCGTCACCGACAACAAGGGCGCCACAGGAACCGCTAGCACCACTGTCTCGGCCACCACGGCACCAACAACAACTGTGCTCGCCAAGGACACCTTTACCCGCTCCGTCACCGGCGGGCTTGGAACAGCTGAAACCGGCGGCCCCTGGACCCTCTCCGGCACCGCCGCCGACTTCAGCGTCGACGGCAGCACGGCAAGAATCTCCAGCCCGGCCAGATCAACCAGGTACGCGTACCTGAACAGCATCTCCTCCACCGACACGGAGGTCCACGCCACCATCGCCTTCACCAGGCCCACCGCCAGCAGCATCTACACCGGCGTGATCGCCCGCAGCAGTGGAAACGCCCACTACGGCGCCCAACTGGTGACCAACACCAACGGCACCGTTCAACTCCAACTCGAACGCGACTCCAACACCGTCTTGAAGTCCCTGACCCTTCCCGGGCTCAGCTACGCCACCGGTGACAAAATCCAGATCAGCGTCCAGGCCACAGGAACCTCCCCCACCACCATCCAGACAAAAGCGTGGAAAGTGGGCACCACCGAACCAGCCAACTGGCAGCTCACCACCACAGACACCACCGCAACCCTGCAAAAAGCAGGATCCCTCGGCCTCTTCAGCTACCTCAGCCAAACGGGCACACCCACCCCCATCCCAGTCACCTTCGACGATCTATGGGCTGGCACCACGGCTTCTGTTCCGGAACCGCCGGTGAATACGGCGCCGGTGGCCGCGTTTACGAATACCGTCAGTGCATTGGACCTTGGGGTCAACGCCGCAGGGTCAACCGACGCGGACGGCTCTATAGCCTCCTACGCGTGGAACTTTGGCGATGGCGCCTTGGGCAGTGGGGTCACCGCAACCCACAGCTACAGCGCAGCCGGAAGCTACACGGTCACCTTGACCGTCACCGACAACAAGGGCGCCACAGGAACCGCTAGCACCACTGTCTCGGCCACCACGGCACCAACAACAACTGTGCTCGCCAAGGACACCTTTACCCGCTCCGTCACCGGCGGGCTTGGAACAGCTGAAACCGGCGGCCCCTGGACCCTCTCCGGCACCGCCGCCGACTTCAGCGTCGACGGCAGCACGGCAAGAATCTCCAGCCCGGCCAGATCAACCAGGTACGCGTACCTGAACAGCATCTCCTCCACCGACACGGAGGTCCACGCCACCATCGCCTTCACCAGGCCCACCGCCAGCAGCATCTACACCGGCGTGATCGCCCGCAGCAGTGGAAACGCCCACTACGGCGCCCAACTGGTGACCAACACCAACGGCACCGTTCAACTCCAACTCGAACGCGACTCCAACACCGTCTTGAAGTCCCTGACCCTTCCCGGGCTCAGCTACGCCACCGGTGACAAAATCCAGATCAGCGTCCAGGCCACAGGAACCTCCCCCACCACCATCCAGACAAAAGCGTGGAAAGTGGGCACCACCGAACCAGCCAACTGGCAGCTCACCACCACAGACACCACCGCAACCCTGCAAAAAGCAGGATCCCTCGGCCTCTTCAGCTACCTCAGCCAAACGGGCACACCCACCCCCATCCCAGTCACCTTCGACGATCTATGGGCTGGCACCACCAAATAG
- a CDS encoding uroporphyrinogen-III synthase, translating to MTSSPTLSGRRIGVTAHRKAEELIGALERHGSAVLHAPALKSAPVQDDAQLLAETCAIIAAKPEIVMLTTAYGLRRWVDSAAAAGLEQDLLGVLCATQLYVRGPKARGAARAYGLADVGISPDETTSALTELVIRNGVGGGDLAGRTVALQLHGATDASSRATLSSAGAVVLTVSPYRWVSAQEGDRLSQLISAVCAHELDAVTFTSAPAFDAVLSVAQESGLRESFIQALVTGVHPVAVGPVTAQPLYDLGLTPWVPERFRMGAMVKLLVERLGPCAGTKLL from the coding sequence GTGACCTCTTCACCAACCCTTTCCGGGCGGCGCATCGGTGTCACGGCCCACCGCAAAGCGGAGGAACTCATTGGCGCATTGGAGCGTCATGGCTCCGCGGTATTGCACGCCCCGGCGCTAAAAAGTGCCCCGGTCCAGGACGACGCACAGTTGCTCGCCGAAACCTGTGCCATCATTGCCGCCAAGCCGGAGATCGTGATGTTGACCACCGCCTACGGGCTGCGACGCTGGGTCGATTCCGCTGCGGCGGCCGGGCTTGAACAAGACCTGCTAGGAGTTTTGTGCGCCACACAGTTGTACGTCCGCGGGCCCAAGGCACGGGGCGCGGCACGGGCATATGGGCTCGCTGATGTGGGAATCAGCCCGGATGAGACGACGTCGGCCCTCACCGAGCTGGTGATCCGCAACGGGGTGGGTGGCGGGGATCTGGCGGGAAGAACGGTGGCCCTGCAGCTCCACGGTGCCACCGACGCAAGTTCACGTGCAACGCTCAGCTCGGCCGGCGCCGTCGTACTGACAGTGAGCCCCTACCGCTGGGTCAGCGCCCAGGAAGGGGATCGGCTCAGCCAGCTCATCTCTGCCGTCTGTGCGCACGAACTCGACGCCGTCACCTTCACCAGCGCCCCAGCCTTTGACGCGGTCCTCAGCGTGGCCCAGGAAAGTGGGCTGCGCGAGAGCTTCATACAGGCACTGGTAACCGGCGTACACCCAGTCGCTGTGGGCCCGGTTACGGCACAACCGCTATACGATCTTGGGCTGACGCCGTGGGTTCCGGAGCGGTTTCGCATGGGCGCCATGGTCAAACTCCTCGTTGAGCGGCTTGGCCCCTGCGCAGGAACCAAGCTGCTGTGA
- a CDS encoding DUF2505 domain-containing protein — MALTACTTLSATAQRVTDVFADEEFIKHVSTTVGGELKSFEISGPTTGAFTTKTVRTLPTTRMPEIARKVVGATLTVTQLEQWSAPAADGSRSNTIKLTVAGAPLDVAATQKLSVSPDGTLVELEGEVKSSIPFLGAKIASAAEPVIGKALNLQATLAQKWLDSHSA; from the coding sequence ATGGCACTCACCGCCTGTACCACCTTGTCCGCCACCGCACAGCGAGTCACTGACGTCTTCGCCGACGAAGAATTCATCAAGCACGTCAGCACCACTGTTGGCGGCGAACTGAAGTCCTTTGAGATCAGCGGCCCCACCACTGGCGCGTTCACCACCAAGACCGTGCGGACCCTGCCCACCACACGGATGCCGGAGATTGCAAGGAAGGTTGTTGGTGCCACGTTGACGGTCACCCAGCTGGAGCAGTGGAGCGCCCCTGCCGCCGACGGCTCACGGTCCAACACCATCAAGCTCACGGTTGCTGGTGCCCCGTTGGATGTTGCCGCCACCCAGAAACTGAGCGTTTCACCCGATGGCACACTCGTGGAGCTGGAAGGCGAGGTGAAGTCCTCCATCCCGTTTCTGGGTGCGAAGATCGCCAGCGCCGCCGAGCCTGTCATAGGCAAGGCGCTGAACCTGCAGGCAACCCTGGCACAAAAATGGCTGGACAGCCACTCCGCTTAA